One window of the Ignavibacteriota bacterium genome contains the following:
- the priA gene encoding primosomal protein N', with amino-acid sequence MASFADIAIPNVPKHALTYGVPEGLASSVEAGRRVVVPLGRRPVMGFVLAVHDTAPAFRVKAIEEVLDPSPVFSPLLMRLCDWVARYYCCGLGDALKAALPKGMDIGSERYVSLASDDERVLARAIGTSKTKRMIVEALLTGELLSEAVLRDIAGLTSISAQLHALEKDGAVTVESVIGVPQARKKMINVVRLLPPWNRQEKISELMELLEKRAPKQVDVLAVLWSALSRSRPTVPMPEVLATARASAAAVRALEEKEIVEVLQEEVTREPRLLYEEVPKSFTLTEDQTQVLAAVSSCIDAGGYHGLLLHGVTASGKTQVYIEAIRHTLTKDRRALVLVPEIALTPQLVFRFRHAFGKDVAVLHSRMSVGERYDAWRNTLAGRYRIVVGVRSAVFAPLENVGLIVVDEEHESSYKQTDQQPRYHARDAALMRGRFENATVLLGTATPSAESWHNAANGKLDLLRMPRRIDAAVLPTVSIVDMTEQRRQSRARGPFSDELLRGIGERIARNESSIVLHNRRGYAPFLECRDCGHVEECTNCSVTMVVHKDRNQLRCHYCGASRTPPGVCPRCGGTALDPVGAGTQRVEEELASVLPAARLLRMDFDTTRKKGSHDLILSSFGEGEADVLLGTQMVAKGLDFERVTLVGVVSAEQSLMLPDFRAGERAFQLLTQVAGRSGRGTAPGEVLIQSVRPDHPVLQRVVAHDFEGFIAAELESRKAFTYPPYSRLVLLLFSGSREDAVSGAARAWHAALQRRATCFTMYPPQPAVIQRLNNRYRHQILVRVSKSKDPDGSIFARILRDAEEDVMRVKTARSVRVDVDVDPQQML; translated from the coding sequence ATGGCCTCTTTTGCAGATATTGCGATCCCCAACGTCCCAAAACATGCGCTGACATACGGTGTGCCGGAGGGACTGGCCTCGTCGGTTGAGGCGGGCCGGCGTGTTGTCGTGCCGCTCGGACGTCGTCCGGTCATGGGATTTGTTCTCGCGGTGCACGATACGGCGCCGGCGTTCCGTGTCAAGGCGATCGAGGAGGTCCTGGATCCGTCTCCCGTTTTTTCGCCGTTGTTGATGCGGCTCTGCGACTGGGTGGCGCGGTATTATTGCTGTGGTCTCGGCGACGCGCTGAAAGCTGCATTGCCGAAAGGCATGGACATCGGATCGGAACGGTACGTATCGCTTGCGTCCGATGACGAGCGGGTGCTGGCCCGCGCGATCGGCACTTCAAAAACGAAACGTATGATCGTGGAGGCGCTGCTGACCGGGGAGCTGCTGTCGGAAGCCGTGCTGCGCGATATCGCCGGGCTCACATCAATAAGTGCACAGTTGCATGCGCTTGAAAAGGACGGCGCGGTGACCGTGGAATCGGTCATCGGCGTGCCGCAGGCGCGGAAAAAAATGATCAATGTCGTGCGGCTTCTTCCGCCATGGAACAGGCAGGAGAAGATCTCCGAGCTGATGGAACTGCTCGAGAAGCGCGCGCCGAAACAGGTGGACGTACTCGCGGTACTCTGGTCCGCACTCTCGCGCAGTCGTCCGACAGTGCCCATGCCCGAAGTGCTTGCAACAGCGCGTGCCAGCGCCGCAGCCGTCCGTGCTCTCGAGGAAAAGGAAATCGTCGAGGTGCTGCAGGAGGAAGTGACGCGTGAGCCGCGCCTGTTGTATGAAGAAGTACCGAAGTCGTTTACACTCACGGAGGATCAGACGCAGGTGCTTGCCGCGGTCAGCTCATGCATCGACGCGGGCGGGTATCACGGACTGCTCTTGCACGGCGTCACTGCGAGCGGGAAGACGCAGGTGTACATCGAGGCGATCCGCCACACCCTGACGAAGGACAGGCGCGCGCTTGTGCTCGTGCCCGAGATCGCGCTCACACCGCAACTGGTGTTCCGGTTCCGGCACGCGTTCGGCAAGGACGTCGCGGTGCTGCACAGCCGCATGTCGGTGGGTGAGCGATATGACGCCTGGCGCAACACACTTGCGGGGCGATACCGCATCGTGGTCGGCGTCCGTTCCGCGGTGTTCGCGCCTCTCGAAAACGTCGGCCTCATCGTGGTCGACGAAGAGCACGAGTCGAGCTACAAACAGACGGACCAGCAGCCGCGTTATCACGCGCGGGATGCCGCCCTGATGCGCGGGCGTTTCGAGAATGCCACAGTGCTGCTCGGTACGGCCACCCCATCCGCCGAGAGCTGGCACAACGCCGCGAACGGCAAACTGGATCTGCTTCGCATGCCGCGCCGCATCGATGCCGCCGTCCTGCCCACGGTAAGCATCGTGGACATGACGGAACAGCGTCGCCAGTCGCGTGCACGCGGCCCTTTCTCCGACGAACTGCTGCGCGGCATCGGCGAACGGATCGCGCGGAACGAGTCGAGCATCGTGCTCCACAACCGACGCGGGTACGCGCCCTTTCTCGAATGCCGCGACTGCGGGCATGTGGAGGAGTGCACCAACTGCAGCGTCACGATGGTTGTGCACAAGGACCGGAACCAGTTGCGCTGCCATTACTGCGGCGCATCGCGCACGCCACCGGGCGTGTGCCCGCGCTGCGGCGGAACGGCGCTCGATCCCGTGGGCGCGGGCACACAGCGCGTCGAGGAGGAACTTGCATCGGTACTCCCTGCGGCGCGGTTGCTGCGCATGGACTTCGACACAACCCGGAAAAAGGGATCACACGATCTTATTCTCTCGTCTTTCGGCGAGGGCGAGGCCGACGTGCTTCTCGGCACGCAGATGGTGGCAAAGGGGCTCGATTTCGAGCGGGTGACCCTGGTGGGAGTTGTCTCGGCGGAGCAGTCGCTCATGCTGCCGGATTTTCGCGCAGGCGAACGCGCCTTCCAGTTGTTGACGCAGGTTGCAGGCAGATCGGGGCGTGGTACGGCACCGGGTGAAGTTCTGATACAGAGCGTGCGGCCGGACCATCCGGTGCTGCAGCGCGTCGTCGCGCACGACTTCGAAGGATTCATCGCCGCGGAGCTCGAGAGCAGGAAGGCGTTTACGTATCCCCCGTATTCGCGGCTCGTGCTGCTTCTGTTCTCCGGATCGCGGGAGGACGCCGTCTCCGGCGCCGCGCGCGCCTGGCATGCCGCGCTTCAGCGTAGGGCGACCTGCTTCACGATGTACCCGCCGCAGCCGGCGGTGATACAACGCCTCAACAATCGTTACCGGCATCAGATACTTGTCCGTGTCAGCAAGTCGAAGGATCCTGACGGCAGCATCTTTGCACGGATTCTCCGGGATGCCGAAGAGGATGTCATGCGTGTGAAGACGGCGCGCAGCGTTCGCGTGGATGTGGATGTTGATCCGCAGCAGATGCTCTGA